In the genome of Apostichopus japonicus isolate 1M-3 chromosome 15, ASM3797524v1, whole genome shotgun sequence, one region contains:
- the LOC139980770 gene encoding alpha-ketoglutarate-dependent dioxygenase alkB homolog 4-like, which yields MADKRCGCTGIRCCLLCENRPKEIAAAKPSIQEEIWTYCAICRKAWSEFDPEQGMDHCSSHNGKYIEFNGITIIKDFVSLPEECCIITEIDKMPWKSSQSGRRKQDFGPKVNFKKQKLKTGTFSGLPPLSESIVPRMNAVEPLKSFHPVEQCHLEYVPERGSAIDPHFDDRWLWGERLVTLNLLSDSFLHFHYTQENDEAIRPKVRVPMPRRSLIVVSGDARYRWMHSIPRNAITSRRVAITYRELSEEFREGGKRYELGDMVLGIARTYQGQVVE from the exons ATGGCTGATAAGAGATGTGGATGCACTGGTATCCGTTGCTGTTTGCTGTGTGAAAACCGTCCAAAGGAGATTGCAGCAGCTAAACCCAGTATACAAGAG GAAATATGGACTTACTGTGCAATATGCAGAAAGGCTTGGTCTGAATTTGATCCAGAGCAAGGCATGGACCACTGCAGTTCTCACAATGGGAAGTACATAGAATTCAATGGCATCACTATCATCAAGGACTTTGTCAGTTTGCCTGAAGAATGTTGCATAATCACAGAAATTGATAAGATGCCCTGGAAATCATCCCAATCAGGAAGAAGGAAACAG GATTTTGGGCCTAAAGTCAACTTTAAGAAGCAGAAATTAAAGACGGGCACGTTTTCAGGGCTACCGCCTCTCAGCGAGTCAATAGTGCCCAGGATGAATGCTGTGGAGCCCTTGAAGAGCTTTCACCCTGTCGAACAATGCCACTTGGAATACGTTCCAGAGAGGGGATCAGCAATTGACCCTCACTTTGACGATCGCTGGCTGTGGGGAGAACGTTTAGTGACTCTGAATCTCTTGTCCGATTCCTTCCTCCATTTTCATTATACTCAAGAGAACGACGAGGCAATCAGGCCTAAGGTGCGAGTCCCGATGCCGAGGAGGAGTTTAATAGTGGTCAGCGGTGATGCCAGATATAGGTGGATGCATTCGATACCGAGGAACGCAATCACGTCAAGAAGGGTCGCCATCACATACCGTGAGCTCTCCGAGGAGTTTAGGGAAGGAGGTAAACGTTATGAACTCGGTGACATGGTGTTGGGGATAGCTAGGACATACCAAGGACAGGTGGTAGAATGA
- the LOC139980768 gene encoding serine/threonine/tyrosine-interacting-like protein 1, with amino-acid sequence MMEKSQNRIVLCEPTELYNILQQQATVFPCLSDPNYLLLLDARQNNDYNESHIITSKKAPVSESGDFLLPYDAELECKQHVIVVDSNTSSLQEKGPALSCAKLLADMGSRNPVKVLRGGYEEFSALYPFLRTHKIIYMPQELDKLEPYPVEVLPGRLYLGTTAQATRAHVRKDLKVKAIILNTTQTVETTELKADVQHISILDEDDVDIFSHFTGSCEFIGNHLKDSNPVLVSSDHGLSRSVALILAYLMNHYKWPLKEAYTHLQGCKKNIRPRRTFVQQLSKWEEELFQEIVTDITDPNY; translated from the exons ATGATGGAGAAATCCCAAAATAGAATTGTTCTGTGTGAGCCTACTGAGCTCTACAATATTCTTCAACAACAAGCTACGGTCTTTCCATGCCTAAGTGATCCAAATTACCTCTTGTTGTTGG ATGCAAGGCAGAACAACGACTACAATGAAAGTCATATCATCACCTCTAAGAAAGCCCCAGTG TCTGAGAGTGGTGATTTTCTGTTACCTTATGATGCTGAACTAGAGTGTAAACAACATGTTATTGTTGTTGACAGTAACACATCATCCTTGCAAGAGAAAG GGCCTGCATTGAGCTGTGCAAAACTTCTCGCAGATATGGGAAGCCGAAATCCTGTCAAAGTCTTAAGAGGTGGTTACGAAGAGTTTTCCGCCCTGTATCCTTTCCTCCGAACGCATAAAATCATCTACATGCCGCAGGAGCTGGATAAGTTGGAACCATATCCCGTAGAGGTGTTACCCGGGAGATTATACCTTGGAACGACGGCGCAAGCCACGAGAGCGCACGTGAGAAAAGATCTGAAAGTCAAGGCAATTATTCTCAACACCACACAGACTGTAGA AACCACAGAGTTGAAAGCAGATGTACAACATATATCTATTCTTGATGAGGATGACGTGGACATCTTCTCACACTTTACAGGGAGCTGCGAATTCATAG GTAATCACTTGAAGGACTCTAATCCTGTTCTGGTCTCCAGCGATCATGGTCTCAGCAGAAGTGTAGCGCTTATCTTGGCCTACCTGATGAATCACTATAAATGGCCATTGAAG GAAGCCTACACACATCTACAAGGTTGTAAGAAGAATATCCGACCTCGAAGGACTTTCGTTCAGCAGCTCTCCAAATGGGAGGAAGAGTTATTCCAAGAAATTGTGACGGATATTACTGATCCAAATTATTAA
- the LOC139980769 gene encoding eukaryotic translation initiation factor 4H-like — protein MSGYSQGYGSSYGSGQDSGHGYGGSGRPVKPIPTEEPFTAYVGNLPDDCVQGDLDHIFEGLPIKSIRLVRDRDNDRFKGFCYVEFGDRDSLVQALDLDGALFDSRRLRIDVAEIRQKDGGRGRGRGRGGPDRGRGGRYGGGPPQGYAEQGGYRDGGGRGGYRGGDHRGDYRGGSRGGPPGGPSGGPPGRGGYGYQDRMRGAESSRGGGGGGRYDDEFKEPTPEDLTRRPKLKLKPRSVGQPINQTAEAASRSSIFGTGKPRESTADEEKEAAEEKREAPTEKGNEAT, from the exons ATGTCAGGATATTCACAAGGTTATGGATCAAGTTATGGCAG CGGACAAGACTCAGGACATGGATATGGCGGATCTGGTAGGCCAGTGAAACCGATACCCACAGAAGAACCATTCACAGCTTATGTTGGTAATCTGCCTGATGACTGTGTCCAGGGAGATTTAGATCACATTTTTGAAGGTTTACCT ATAAAAAGCATTAGACTGGTTAGAGACAGAGACAATGACCGATTTAAAG GGTTCTGTTATGTGGAATTTGGTGACAGGGATTCGCTCGTTCAAGCTCTGGACCTTGATGGGGCT CTGTTTGATTCAAGAAGATTAAGAATCGACGTTGCAGAAATCCGACAAAAGGACGGCGGCCGTGGCA GAGGGCGAGGTCGTGGTGGCCCAGATAGAGGACGAGGCGGTCGCTATGGCGGTGGACCTCCTCAGGGTTACGCTGAACAAG GAGGCTACAGAGATGGTGGTGGCCGTGGTGGATACAGAGGTGGAGACCATAGGGGTGATTACAGGGGTGGATCCAGGGGAGGTCCCCCAGGCGGTCCCTCAGGAGGTCCCCCAGGGAGGGGAGGCTATGGTTATCAAGACAGGATGAGAGGTGCTGAATCCAgtagaggaggaggaggaggaggcaggTACGATGACGAATTCAAAGAACCAACTCCAG AGGATCTAACAAGACGCCCCAAGCTGAAACTTAAGCCCCGCAGTGTGGGTCAGCCCATCAATCAGACGGCCGAGGCAGCGTCCAGAAGCTCGATATTCGGGACGGGTAAACCGAGAGAGTCCACGGCAGATGAGGAGAAAGAGGCAGCAGAGGAGAAGAGGGAAGCACCCACTGAGAAAGGGAATGAAGCCACGTAG